The nucleotide sequence TCCACTCGGTTCTTACTCCGCTGAATAAAGTTGGGTTTAGGTAATCCACTTCTACTCTGATAatagttatataaattttaaaattttattttatttattaaattttaataattattaaggGAGATTGAAGCACAGCGTGTACCCTTGAgagaaaattataatttaattttttactatgCACAGATAGGAGAGAATCAAATTCTATAcgaattattattataaaataaaacggAATAGGGTACCACTACCCTTCCTGTTGCCACACTTTTCTCTATCTCACGGTTCTCACCTCAAAATACATTTATATACATTAATTAAAAGTCTCCCGAAAAACACATTAATTAATAGAAATACTAGGGGTTAATAAAATTTGTGATGTTTaaccattaattaattattattaatatttttaatagtatgaGATGATATTTAATGGTgtagaattaattatttttttttttatagttaaatGCTGACTAAATTTCAATAAAAGTGTTGATCTCTAAACTTTCTCTTAATTAatacttaaaaattaaaactaataatgaTAAAATTAACTACATATTGTATTAATAGAGGTAATTTAACTATCattattaaagaaaatattttaaaatacaactaatataaaaatctcaactaaacaaaaattttaaaataaaaaataattacaacatTTAAATTCTCTTATatttaaaatacattaaaaatttaaaaatattttgaagtgTTTCTCAGTTTTAAAATTGAGTTTAGGACACATATAAGATACATGATCAATTTACtactaataaaaaattttgagtCCCACTccctaaaaaatttaaatatccaAATCGGTCCTATCTACTTTGATATATGTACGTTTCAGTCCCTAGTTAGGGACCGAAAATGGTATTTACTCAAAGTAGACAGTGATTGGAAACGTACATATATCAAAGTAGATAGGGACCGATTTGGGTGTTTAAATTTTTTAGGAATTGAAAAGTCTATCGGACAAATGGTTAGAAACCAGAAATGATGTTTactctaaatatttttatttaataaatataaaataaatacattaaaattttgaatttttaataatttttttactttGTAATTTTAACATGCCTACCCTTTTAAATTAACAGTAGATTCATAATCCACAAGAGATGTATACTTGTCCAATCAAAGTATACAGTCACAGAAACTGCGAACCCCATTAGATCCTCAATATGAAAATGGCTATCGGTTTCGGGTGTTGTTCCCAGTTCCCACCCaattaataaaaatgaaattagaaTGCCCTAACTAAAGTGATTTGGTCATATGGTTGCTGTTTGAATGTGAATGTGAATGTGAATGCAATTAGAATGCGAAAGGGCATAGAGCAGAGAATTGCGTCCCTTCTTAAGGACACCAAAACCCAGAAGCAGTTGCTTCAAGTTCACGCCTTTTACATCAAAACATGTTCCTCTCATAATCGGTTCCTCCAAGCGAAGCTCTTAGGCACACTTGTTTCGCTTCCTACTCCCATTGATTTGCACTACGCTCGCGCTTTGTTCGATTCATTTCCCCTTCGCGACACCTTCATCTGGAACACCATGATCCGCACTTACCTCTATGCTCAAAACCCTCAACATTCTGTTACCCTTTACTTCCAAATGCTCCTTCATCATGATGATCATGTTTCCGTTGATAGCTTCAGCCTCTCCTTGGTTTTTCAGGCATGTGGGAGGTTGTTGGATTGGGAAAATGGCACAAAGATACATACCCATGTGCTCAAGCTTGGCTTTGCTCCTGATTTGTTTGTCCAAACTGCGCTAATTGAAATGTATGCAAAATGTGGTCATTTGGATTATGCTTGCAAGGTTTTGGATTCCATGGAAGAACCAGACTTGGTTTCCTATAATGTGCTGTTggttgagtatgttagaattggGGAAATTAAGATGGCACACCAACTGTTCAACAGAATGCCTCAGAGGGACTTGGTTTCTTGGAACACAATGATCCATGGCTATGCCTCGCTAGGCGATGTTGGGACGGCACACAAGTTGTCTCATACTGATGTTGAACATATACAGCAATCTAATGAGGCATTGAAACTATTTCATGAAATGCAAGTAGCTAATGTGGTGCCTGATAGGGTCACCATGCTCAGTGTCTTATCTGCGTGTGCGAGCTTGGGTGCCCTTGGAATGGGGAAGATGGTTCATGAGTACATTGAAAGGAATGGAATTGGAATTGACATGAAGCTGGGAACTAGTCTTTTGGACATGTATGCCAAGTGTGGGGACATAGATAATGCACTGAGGATGTTTGAGCTCTTGGACCATAAGGATGTTTTTACATGGAGTGTCATGATAATGGGACTTGCAAATCATGGATTTGGGGAGCAGGCTCTAGCATGTTTTTCCAAGATGATAACTGAAGGAATCAAACCAAATGATGTTACTTTTATAGGTTTATTAAGTGCATGCAGCCATAGTGGATTGGTTGACAAGGGATGGGTATGCTTCAAATCAATGAGTTGTCTTTACggattttctccaaagattgaGCACTATGGATGCATGGTCGATATTTTAGGCCGGGCAGGGCTCCTTGAAGAGGCTAGGGAACTTATCAGGACTATGCCATTTGCACCAGATGCCATAGTGTGGAGGGCCTTTCTTGGAGCTTGTAAAATTCATAAAAATGTTGACCTGGCGCAAGAAGCCACGTTAAATCTTCTTGAATTGGAGCCTCATATAGATGGAAATTATCTTCTCCTGTCAAACATATATTCCCAAGCAAAGAAATGGGACAGGGTTGTGATGCTGAGGAGGAGTATGAAATGTTCAACTATTCAGAGAGTCCCAGGAAGTAGCTCAGTTGAAGTTGATAATACAGTTTATGAATTTGTTTCTGGAGACAAATCTCATCCGAAATCCTTGGAGATATATGAAATGTTGGAAGAAGTACTTGATAGAATTCAATGTGCTGGATATGAGCCATTAACAACTTCAACCGTACAAGAtgttgatgaacaagagaaacagAATGCATTAGCTACTCATAGTGAGAAGTTAGCAATTGCTTATGGACTACTCACCACTCCTCCTGGGAGTCCCATCCGGATTTTCAAGAACCTGCGAGTTTGTGAGGATTGCCATTTGAGTATTAAATTTATTTCCAAGGTGTACCAAAGGAAAATAGTTGTAAGAGATAGAAATCGTTTCCATCATTTTTATGGAGGTTCATGCTCTTGTAGGGACTATTGGTAGAAACACCGTACCGCTCTGCTATTCAAATTTCTAAAGCCAGCATAGTAAGAAAGTATTCATATTATAGAGTAGAGACATTGAAAAGTAATGAAATTAAGGGTGCGAGAAGTATATCTAACATACATAGCAATGtccatattttttaaatttcttccCCAATTTTTTCCTACTTTTCTTTCAACAACTTGAATCGAGTTTGAAGTTAGTTGAAGCTTGAAAGTTGAAAGAATTCTGTAGTTGAGACATAAAGCTATTGGAAGTGAGGAAATCTACTGCTAGTAACAACAATTTAGATTTAGATGAATGGATTTGTATGTCATAAtcttgtattttatattttttctgttGCCTATGGATAGTTGCTTGAACCACAAGGTTAACGCTGAGATCATGTTATTGTTCTTTTCCCCGGCCCTATGCTCTGACAAATGCAGCATTAAACAATGCCGATGGTAGTTGAGATTTGAGAATCTGGGTGAGACAAACCTCATTATTATTTTTGAGGGATAAGGGGCCACCTCCTCCGAAAACAAAATTATTAGTCTCATTTATTAATAAGTTGGGAAGAATAAGATCACTACAAATCTCTCTGATGTGTTGAGTGTTCATTGCATTAGGCATTAGCATAGCAACACTGCCTTCTTTTAATTGCCAAACACTCTTTGGTCCCACTTTCGTGACGTTGCCCTATATATAatgtttcatttttattttagtcaaCGAGTCACtcatctattttctatttttattatataaaaattaacacCAACTTCTTATACAATAAATTTAAGTGATATATTTCTCTTCTAATAATATCACNNNNNNTATAtagaattatatataaattattaaataaatattctgtaaaatagttttaatataaataatttaaatttaacattaatttatatattatttattatctaATCAATCTCTAAATAATATAACACTTATTAAAATATACtgtataatataattaatttatctcTTTGTGCATCATCGGGATCTCACTGTAATGTATGAATAATATTAATCCTCACGCCAtataattaggattttttttctaaactaaaataaaaaatctttaatttcaaaaaaattactCTAACTTTAATTTTCAgaatctaattttttttgtttagaagAACTTCATATAATGAGTGAAGTTCATCTAACTCTTCGATGAACTTTATCATACTCATTCAATTAAATACAGGTTATAAATAAAAAGATGATACCTTTTGTAAATAAAAATGTCATTTACTTTCATTGAATgcctataatattttttttactttttatgtgTGTAATTGATCATTGGAATAtactataaaattttttaaaccgtatttttaaccatttttttcatttttattatgtttatcCTTAAAATAAGTatgttcataataaaaaaaattagttaagagtacgatttaaaaaattttatagtaTATGCTAATGGTCAATAACACATgtagaaaatgagaaaaaaaaagaatagggtgaacataattaaaaaaataaaacattgttAAGAGcatagtttaaaattttttataatatatgtcAATGGTCAATAACacgcataaaaaataaaaaaaaaagattattatAGATATTCGATGAAAGTAGATGacatttttatttacaaaatgtattattttttatttataatatatatttaattagaCGAGTATGATAAAATTTGCTGAAAAATTAGATGAACTTTACTCATTATATGAAGTTCGCAAAAAATTAGACGAATTCCTTATAAACAATAAAAAATCttagaaataatatatttttttcctaaaattaaagattttttattttagtttagaaAAAAAAACCCATATAGCCAAAAAAAATGCTACTTGTATAACAAAATTTAACTTTTAGTCAgcctttaatattatttaattattttttaattaaaacatattcctatttagtattttttagatacACATTGGtaattaagattaatttaaatttcaaaatttaaaatttttctaacTTCCTACCTACTTCATAGTTAGTTATTGTTTTCTTCCTTTACGCTCATTCGCTGTAATACGATTTTCTTCTATCTCGTTCTCTTGTACAAGACCGCTTCTTTTATGTTCCTTATGTTATATTACTTAGTAGTTGTAAAGGCTAGGTTTATTGGTTCAAATGAATGAGTTTTAGATGTGTGCAGAAACCAATTTAAAAGATGAGATATTATTTTGGATGTGTTGCAATTGCAAGTCAATCTAGTTAACGTTTGGACAAAATTTTATCTGCTATAATCAAGTGTAATTTATGCACAATGAATGAACAATTAACAAGTTGGACACACTGTACAAACAAGCTAAAACACTTGGTAGTCATAATAATAACTCCACCTTAAGAACTTGAAGTTTTATGCTTTAAATTTATTCCTATTACACATCCCAAAATTTATAATATTACACGTACAAAATTATACGTTTACACAACCCAAATCACAAGCTTGGACACCAAATAACTAATAGTCAACAAAAATTAccaataaaaacaaattaatccTCAACACAAGTATGAGAATAAAAACAACCAGGAAACAATAAAACAACATAAACACTTCCAAAATATAGAAATTACatatacaaaaataatttaacattgcAATATATATGAGCCATTTTAATcgatttttaattacaaaaaaaaattatacagaataataaaaaaagcaATGGTGTCAGAGAATATGCAAAGAAAAACTCTATGAACATAGATCCATCCAAATCTTAAGTATGTTTTCGGCGCGGACGAACGACGAGGAGGAGGAAGACAGCGACGAAGATAAGCGTCGAGGAAGAGGAAGGCGTTGTAGATGAGTGCCGAAGAGGAGGAAGGCGGTGTCGAGGATGAATGCTGAGGAAGAAGCTGGCGCGGATGAACGGGGGCGGAGGATGATGAACCATCGACGGCTACGGTATTAGTTAATAATTAGatggtttaagatttattttagaattttaaaattaaaattttgaattttaagtaNNNNNNNNNNNNNNNNNNNNNNNNNNNNNNNNNNNNNNNNNNNNNNNNNNNNNNNNNNNNNNNNNNNNNNNNNNNNNNNNNNNNNNNNNNNNNNNNNNNNNNNNNNNNNNNNNNNNNNNNNNNNNNNNNNNNNNNNNNNNNNNNNNNNNNNNNNNNNNNNNNNNNNNNNNNNNNNNNNNNNNNNNNNNNNNNNNNNNNNNNNNNNNNNNNNNNNNNNNNNNNNNNNNNNNNNNNNNNNNNNNNNNNNNNNNNNNNNNNNNNNNNNNNNNNNNNNNNNNNNNNNNNNNNNNNNNNNNNNNNNNNNNNNNNNNNNNNNNNNNNNNNNNNNNNNNNNNNNNNNNNNNNNNNNNNNNNNNNNNNNNNNNNNNNNNNNNNNNNNNNNNNNNNNNNNNNNNNNNNNNNNNNNNNNNNNNNNNNNNNNNNNNNNNNNNNNNNNNNNNNNNNNNNNNNNNNNNNNNNNNNNNNNNNNNNNNNNNNNNNNNNNNNNNNNNNNNNNNNNNNNNNNNNNNAAAGGATAAAGGATATGCAGTTGAATTGATAACTAAGCTAATAATTTGCATATGCTTAACATGTGAGAGTGATGACAAACTTATTTAATATTGTTTTATTAAGTAAAGTTGGAGAAGCCAGACAACTTTGTTGCAGTTGGTGGACGGTGATCGACATGAGTCCCAACTCCCAAAGATAGTTTGcacttttaataataaaaaaatagaattgctGGCCATGGAAGTTCTCTCATGTGCTTCTAACCCTTCTAATGAGTAATGAGTGCAACCGCCTCACTTCCATAAATTCTTTTGCCCAATCCACCCCCTCCTTTctttaaaaaaatgtttttcaaTTCATGTATTAATGCATAGTTAAAATGATCTGTATTTTTtattacaatatatatatatatatatacaagcaagtgaattttttaaacaaataaaaCAAGGACATATGTTTTATTGATTAAGTGGAGGCAGCTGTTCTGAAATGCAACACCACCTTTTCTTgattgataatgatgatgataataaacgCCAACATGAGAATCTAACAAGAGAGGATAAgattaataaaaatatgaaagtGAAAAGATAAGAATAGTTTTAGCGGAAAGGTAGGTTGGAACTGAAGCAGTAGCTAGTGAGCCCTTTAATTTGGAGATGAGATAAGCTCATAATGTGGTTTCCTAGTTGCTTCCAAGAGAGTCACTAGTCAGATATTGCTTGCTGCGTTCAACCAAACCGAGTGGttattaattagttattctattctATTTCTGCAACGTGCATGTTTTTTctcattaatattaataaatggtATGTATAACGCGGTACCCCGCTATAAGCTATAGCTACAAGTCATAACACGCAACCTAACAATAAGCCTttgagaaaagaagaaagcaatCAGGTTCCTCCCTCTCATCTCTTCCCTCTGTCACCACAACTTCCAACTACCACACTGAGGTACGTTAACCACATACACTGCTACATGGATTTCTCATTTCTGTTTCTTTCTCTATTGGTCTCTATGTGTTGGATAATTGAGTATGTTTTGAAAATTCTTTTATTTGCGGGTCTTATTTGCCGTCCTATGCTCTCCACTTATTCAACTTTTCAAATTACCAACTCAAGCAAACATTTTTCCGTAGTTTTGAGGTAGACTAATCATCATTTCCCTGAAAACTTGGCCATCTTGGAAGTTGGAACTTCAGAGCTAAAAGTTAAACCATATTTCTCAGGAATATGAATAGATAAATTGCTATTTTTGTCTCTTACTTTTTGAT is from Arachis ipaensis cultivar K30076 chromosome B01, Araip1.1, whole genome shotgun sequence and encodes:
- the LOC107619720 gene encoding pentatricopeptide repeat-containing protein At5g66520, yielding MRKGIEQRIASLLKDTKTQKQLLQVHAFYIKTCSSHNRFLQAKLLGTLVSLPTPIDLHYARALFDSFPLRDTFIWNTMIRTYLYAQNPQHSVTLYFQMLLHHDDHVSVDSFSLSLVFQACGRLLDWENGTKIHTHVLKLGFAPDLFVQTALIEMYAKCGHLDYACKVLDSMEEPDLVSYNVLLVEYVRIGEIKMAHQLFNRMPQRDLVSWNTMIHGYASLGDVGTAHKLSHTDVEHIQQSNEALKLFHEMQVANVVPDRVTMLSVLSACASLGALGMGKMVHEYIERNGIGIDMKLGTSLLDMYAKCGDIDNALRMFELLDHKDVFTWSVMIMGLANHGFGEQALACFSKMITEGIKPNDVTFIGLLSACSHSGLVDKGWVCFKSMSCLYGFSPKIEHYGCMVDILGRAGLLEEARELIRTMPFAPDAIVWRAFLGACKIHKNVDLAQEATLNLLELEPHIDGNYLLLSNIYSQAKKWDRVVMLRRSMKCSTIQRVPGSSSVEVDNTVYEFVSGDKSHPKSLEIYEMLEEVLDRIQCAGYEPLTTSTVQDVDEQEKQNALATHSEKLAIAYGLLTTPPGSPIRIFKNLRVCEDCHLSIKFISKVYQRKIVVRDRNRFHHFYGGSCSCRDYW